The following coding sequences are from one Nicotiana tabacum cultivar K326 chromosome 1, ASM71507v2, whole genome shotgun sequence window:
- the LOC107801677 gene encoding digalactosyldiacylglycerol synthase 2, chloroplastic-like, with protein sequence MDKKHHIAIYTTASIPWLTGTSVNPLFRAAYLAKDGAQKVTLVVPWLPLKDQEHVFPNGIKFSSHLEQEKCVHQWVEERTGFASNFSIRFYPGKFSLEKRSILALGDITVIIPDDEADVAVLEEPEHLTWFHHGKRWKKKFRLVVGIVHTNYLEYVRRERNAVQAFFLKQINSWVVDIYCHKVIRLSAATQDLPRSLVCNVHGVNPKFLQIGMKTREKQQKDNQAFSKGVYYIGKMLWSKGYKELLRLLRDHQKELTGLEINLHGSGEDSAQIEAAFKKLELAVKVHPARDHADPLFHDYKVLLNPSTTDVVCTTTAEALAMGKIVVCTNHPSNEFFMQFPNCRTYDDSEGFVKATLKALSDEPAPLADKQRHELSWEAATERFLEVAQLDVTPVRKQSKTTSKSFLSTSLSLKKKLEDASAGVHFVGTGFLSSQPDEEQCKELGLSIPSKKKGFSSGRWI encoded by the exons ATGGATAAAAAACATCACATTGCCATATATACTACTGCAAGCATTCCTTGGCTAACTGGAACTTCCGTCAATCCTCTCTTTCGTGCTGCATATCTTGCGAAAGATGGTGCGCAAAAGGTTACCTTGGTGGTTCCTTGGCTGCCATTGAAAGATCAGGAACATGTGTTTCCGAACGGTATCAAATTTAGTTCACACTTGGAGCAAGAAAAGTGTGTCCATCAGTGGGTGGAAGAGAGGACTGGTTTTGCATCAAATTTTAGCATACGTTTTTACCCTGGAAAG TTTTCTCTGGAAAAAAGGAGCATTCTTGCTTTAGGGGACATCACAGTAATCATTCCAGATGATGAAGCAGATGTTGCAGTCCTTGAGGAGCCCGAGCATCTTACATGGTTTCATCACGGAAAGAGATGGAAAAAGAAATTTCGTTTGGTTGTAGGAATTGTTCACACCAATTACCTGGAATATGTAAGGAGAGAAAGGAATGCCGTGCAGGCATTTTTCTTAAAACAGATAAATAGCTGGGTTGTCGATATTTATTGTCACAAG GTCATCAGGTTATCTGCTGCCACCCAGGATCTCCCAAGATCTCTGGTCTGTAATGTGCATGGAGTCAATCCAAAATTCCTTCAGATTGGGATGAAAACAAGAGAAAAACAGCAAAAGGATAACCAAGCTTTCAGCAAAGGTGTCTACTACATTGGAAAAATGTTGTGGAGTAAAGGATACAAGGAGCTACTTAGACTCTTACGTGATCATCAAAAGGAACTTACTGGATTGGAGATCAATTTACACGGTAGTGGTGAGGATTCTGCTCAAATTGAGGCAGCTTTTAAGAAGTTGGAATTGGCAGTTAAGGTACATCCTGCACGTGACCATGCAGATCCTTTATTTCACGA CTATAAAGTGCTTCTTAATCCAAGCACCACGGATGTAGTTTGTACAACCACAGCTGAAGCACTAGCGATGGGTAAAATAGTTGTATGCACCAACCATCCATCAAACGAATTCTTTATGCAGTTCCCAAATTGCAGAACATATGATGACAGTGAAGGGTTTGTTAAAGCGACACTTAAGGCATTGTCTGACGAGCCTGCTCCACTGGCTGATAAACAAAGGCATGAACTTTCTTGGGAAGCAGCAACCGAGCGATTTCTGGAAGTAGCACAGCTGGACGTCACGCCAGTAAGGAAACAATCAAAGACTACTTCAAAGTCTTTTCTATCGACATCCTTAAGTTTAAAGAAAAAACTTGAGGATGCATCAGCGGGGGTACATTTTGTGGGGACTGGATTTCTGAGTTCACAACCGGATGAAGAGCAATGTAAGGAGCTGGGATTGTCTATTCCTTCAAAGAAAAAGGGATTTTCTTCTGGAAGATGGATCTGA